A stretch of the Papaver somniferum cultivar HN1 chromosome 6, ASM357369v1, whole genome shotgun sequence genome encodes the following:
- the LOC113285507 gene encoding uncharacterized protein LOC113285507: protein MSTISFVALQCYECSTMQVKQKKKSSNKWNCVVCNEKQSVRKVFYEAILAKDVRLFVQDFNMSRQFDDQNNKQTLIEAAIGNYDNQSSQNNGNGCLAKRRNDWSEYLEPEIESNSQDGQEKGCELEPEFVTELPKEIFKRPKLKNHSLGLRRSGAVKSSNPVSSSEKTGIPISTKGSTRLRSNEVTYKDIFEKNVIKPKMTFQTETTNLRSNEATYNEIFEKNINKPEMTYQAESIKGTSKWAEYLTEEDEDNDYLFKGRDETSTENPFQNRRENLFEMQFNDQKVEEDLHPDFL, encoded by the exons ATGTCGACGATCTCCTTCGTCGCTCTTCAATGTTACGAGTGTTCAACGATGCAAgtgaagcagaagaagaagagcagTAACAAATGGAATTGTGTCGTTTGCAATGAAAAACAATCAGTTCGTAAGGTTTTTTATGAAGCAATTCTTGCTAAAGATGTTAGATTATTTGTTCAGGATTTCAATATGTCTAGGCAATTTGATGACCAGaacaataaacaaaccctaattgAAGCGGCTATTGGTAATTATGATAATCAGAGTTCTCAGAATAATGGTAATGGATGCTTGGCGAAGAGAAGGAACGACTGGAGTGAGTATTTGGAGCCTGAAATCGAAAGCAATAGTCAAGATGGTCAAGAGAAAG GATGTGAGCTAGAGCCTGAGTTTGTGACAGAGTTGCCGAAAGAGATCTTTAAGAGGCCTAAACTGAAGAACCACTCACTTGGATTGAGAAGATCTGGAGCAGTCAAGTCTTCCAATCCTGTTTCATCATCGGAAAAGACAGGCATTCCTATCAGCACCAAAG GTTCCACGAGGCTACGCAGCAATGAAGTCACTTATAAGGATATTTTCGAAAAGAATGTTATTAAGCCAAAGATGACATTTCAGACAGAAACAACCAATCTGCGTAGCAACGAAGCCACTTACAACGAAATTTTTGAAAAGAATATTAACAAGCCAGAGATGACATATCAGGCAGAATCAATCAAAGGAACATCAAAATGGGCTGAATACTTAACCGAGGAAGACGAAGACAATGACTACTTGTTTAAAGGCAGGGATGAAACCTCAACTGAAAATCCTTTCCAGAATCGGAGAGAAAATCTCTTCGAAATGCAATTTAATGATCAGAAGGTGGAAGAAGATTTACACCCGGACTTCCTTTGA